CCTTCAGGAACTAAACGTCATCCTGGTTTCCGATCGGCGAATGGCGGAATTGCATATTCGTTTTCTCCAGCAACCCGGGCCTACCGATGTGATCACATTTCAGCACGGTGAAATTGTCGTCAGCGCAGAGACAGCGCGAAACCAGGCCCGCGGCTTTAGTACATCGCTCGAGCACGAGGTCCGGTTATACATTGTCCATGGCTTGCTTCATTTGCACGGCTTCGACGACAAGACTCCGGCCGGGGCCGCAGAAATGAAGCGCATCCAGGAAAAACTGATGGCTTCCTGCCGCTAAGGGCGTCCGGTTGAACCGAACCCAGCCTGTGGTAGCCTTAAGAATGAGTGGGCGGCCACGCGAGGGATGGCGAGGGTAGCTCCGGGCAACTGATTCCAACGCAACCGTTTTGCCCCGATGTCCAGTTCCTTTGTGTCAGGAGTAGAAAATCCGGCGATCGAGCAGGAGACTCGCGCCGAGGAAGAAATCGATCTCCCCTGGCAAGTCGTCGTCCACAATGACCCGGTCAATTTGATGAGTTACGTGACGATGGTTTTCCAAAAAGTCTTCGGGTTAACGAAAGAAAAGGCGGAGCGCCATATGCTCGAAGTCCATCAACTGGGCCGTTCCATCCTGTGGAGCGGAATGCGGGAGCGCGCCGAGCTGTATGTCCAGCAGCTGCACGGCTACCTGCTCCTGGCTACGCTCGAACGGACCAACTGAAATGGAGTTTCGCCGCCAGGACGATTGCATCGAGATTTCCGAGCTCGATCCGTTTCTGGCTGAGCTGTTACGGCAGATTCCGGAAAGCACGAACACCGAGGGAGCGGAAAGCGCTCACCAGCGTCTTTTCAGTTCGCCAGCGCCGGCCTCAGAGCGGGAGCTTTGCGCTGAGTGGAAGGTTTACGTCGAGCCGGAACTACGGCGACTTTTTCAGACCGCTACGGAAACGGTGGCGGCCGATCTCCAGCAGCTCAACGGAAGCACAAAGCCATTCGCCAATTGCACCTTGCGCATCCCGGCCGCCAATGCCGAGGCATGGTTGAACGCCTTGAATCAAGCCCGTCTGGTTATCGCCGCGAAATACAACTTTACCGACGGCGAGCTTTGCGATCATTACCGGTCGCCCATCGGATCACGCCGCGATCTCGGTCTTTTCCAGGTAAACTTCTACGGCTTTCTGCAGGAGTTTATTTTGCAGGAACTGCAAATCTAGCCGGCTCCCCGCGGCAGGGGCCCGTTCATGGCAATGGGCCGGATCGGGTTATGCTTGCCGGTTGCGGACCATCGTCATCAAACGCTCTTTCAGGGCGTCGGATGACTTGGCGGGCCGGAGACTGAGCGCGAAGGCTTCATGCATTGAGTAGCACTCGGTTATGTAGTCTTCGCCCTTTTGTCCGAGGTCCTTCCGGGCTTGCTCAAACTCCTCAAGCTCTTCTGGTTCAAGCGCCCCAATCACATACAGACGCGCCTTGTTCTGGAAGTCGTCAAAGCTCATCTCGTAGCTCCTTAAGGCCGTCATATATCTTTTTCAGGCCCAGTTCGAGGCGTGTTTTCACTGTTCCCAACGGAGTATTCGTTTTTGCGGCGATTTCGCGCTGACTCATGCCGCGAAAAAATGCATAATTTATGGCCTCCTGTTGGGCGGGGGGGAGGGTGCTGATCACCCGCCGGACCAGGACGCGGGTGTCGCTGAAGGCGATCTCCTCCTCGGTGGCGTTATGGACCCAGGCCTCGGGCTGCTGCTCGGTTTCACTCTGGAGGCGTTCTCCAGCGCGGGCGTAAGCCTGCTTTTTCCTCAAACCGTCGATCGCGCGGCGGCGGGCGAGGGTAACCATCCAGCCGAGCGGTTTCCCTTTTTGGGCGGAGAAGTTCTTAGCCTGGTTCCAGATCTCCATGAAGATTTCCTGCAGCAGATCGTCTGCCTCGGCTTCGTTGTGGATCACGCGCAGGATCAGCGCCTTGAGAATGCCGTTGTAACGATCGTACAAAAGCGAAAGCGCTTCGGGATCCTCGCGTTGAATGGCGTTCATCAGCTCCAGGTCGGTCGGCGCGCCCGGCTCCAACGGCGGTGCGGCTGCCGGCATTCGCGCGGCCGGCGCTTCGTCAGCTCCGGTCGTGGAAGTGAATTCTAGAGCCATGGTTTATTGATCTCCATTTCCCTTTTGGCCAGTGCGTTCCCTCTCATGAAGTAGGGACATCTAGCGGCAACTGCCAATGCCGTCCAACTGTATTCAGCTTGACCCCTCGGACGCGCGCGGGCTAGCGTCTGCACAACAATTCCGCCAAGAAAAATCTGATGATCATCATGCGCTCACTCGTTCTCGCGACTGCAATTTTCCTCACCGCCGCTCTCGTTCGAGCGCAGGATGCGGCGTCCACGCCCTTCCTTCAGAGGAGTCCAGCCGCTCCGGTGGAAACGCCCTCGCCTTCGCCCTCGCCAAAACCGAGACCATCGGCGAGCGCCATCGCCAAGCCGAGCGCCTCGGTCAAGCCGCTCGAAACCGCTTCCCCCGAGCCGTTCGAGATGGCCACTCCTCTTCCGAGCCCCTTCGAGAGCTTGTCGCTCCTGCCGGCCGAAACGCCGGCTACCACGCCCATCACGATCGCGACTCCGAAGACATCGGTCACGGACTCGATTACGACACCACCCACCGCAAACACACCTCGGTCCGTTCCTGCCTCGACTCCAGCGGCGGACACACTCTCCGCGACCACCCCTCGCCCGGTCGTTCCCTTGAGTCCCCCGCCGAAGGTCACCGCGCCCACCACCCCCCGGCCAATTACCACGGAAACTTTCGCCCCGACCGGTCCCTTTCCGCCCAGAACAACGCCGCCGGTGATCTCCACTCCCCGGCCGAGCCCGACTCCAAGACCGAAAGCCACCGCGACTCCCACTCCGAAGCCAACCGCCACTCCGAAGCCAAAGCCGACGGCCACTCCGAAGCCGACCCCCAAGCCAACTCCAGTTGCGACCCCCACGCCGACTTCGGTGCCAAAACCGACCGCAATGCCTTCGGCGAGCCCCACTCCGAAGGCATCGCCAAGTGTTGATGTCTCCGCCGCGGACGATGGATCGGTGGCGTCGAAATTGAAGAGCTTGGAATCACATTGGGAGGCGGCACTCCTGACTCACGACACGTCCGCCATCGAAAAGATGGTCGCGGACGATTTCATCGGGACCTCCTCCAGCGGCAAGACGGGGGATAAGGCCACGCTTCTGGCCGAAGCGAAACGAGACAACAACACTTACACCTCTGCCGTCTCGAGCGACATGACGGTTCGCACCTTTGGGCCCAACGTTGCGGTCGTCACCGGCATCGCCAAAGAGACCGGCAAGACCAAGGGCGGCAAGTCGTTCTCACACACCTATCGGTTTACCGACACTTGGGTGGAGCGAAACGGCGAATGGCAATGCGTCGCCGCGCACGCCATGGCCATGCCGAAGAAGTAATTCTTCTGTAGCCGCTTCGCTGTGCGAAGCGCGAGGGAAATCGTCGCTGATAAGAACGTCGCCCACAGGGCGACGGCTACAGAAGAGGATCAATGCAATTGCGCGTCCAGCCTTCTTGCGCCAACTGTCTAGTCTCATGGCGAACCCGACCCAGGTTGATGACGTGCTTTGGTACAAAGACGCCGTCATCTACGAGCTCCATGTCAAAACGTTCCACGACAGCGATGGCGACGGGATTGGCGATTTTCGCGGGCTGATCGAGAAGCTCGATTATCTTCAGGAACTGGGCGTCACCGCGCTTTGGTTGCTTCCGTTTTATCCGTCGCCCATGCGCGATGATGGATACGACATC
This Chthoniobacterales bacterium DNA region includes the following protein-coding sequences:
- the ybeY gene encoding rRNA maturation RNase YbeY, translating into MPDREPTITVWNRQRIVPIKLVALQDFAQRALRQCLKLSGRKSGILTDLQELNVILVSDRRMAELHIRFLQQPGPTDVITFQHGEIVVSAETARNQARGFSTSLEHEVRLYIVHGLLHLHGFDDKTPAGAAEMKRIQEKLMASCR
- the clpS gene encoding ATP-dependent Clp protease adapter ClpS; translated protein: MSSSFVSGVENPAIEQETRAEEEIDLPWQVVVHNDPVNLMSYVTMVFQKVFGLTKEKAERHMLEVHQLGRSILWSGMRERAELYVQQLHGYLLLATLERTN
- a CDS encoding DUF2017 family protein encodes the protein MEFRRQDDCIEISELDPFLAELLRQIPESTNTEGAESAHQRLFSSPAPASERELCAEWKVYVEPELRRLFQTATETVAADLQQLNGSTKPFANCTLRIPAANAEAWLNALNQARLVIAAKYNFTDGELCDHYRSPIGSRRDLGLFQVNFYGFLQEFILQELQI
- a CDS encoding sigma-70 family RNA polymerase sigma factor; translated protein: MALEFTSTTGADEAPAARMPAAAPPLEPGAPTDLELMNAIQREDPEALSLLYDRYNGILKALILRVIHNEAEADDLLQEIFMEIWNQAKNFSAQKGKPLGWMVTLARRRAIDGLRKKQAYARAGERLQSETEQQPEAWVHNATEEEIAFSDTRVLVRRVISTLPPAQQEAINYAFFRGMSQREIAAKTNTPLGTVKTRLELGLKKIYDGLKELRDEL
- a CDS encoding nuclear transport factor 2 family protein; this encodes MPSASPTPKASPSVDVSAADDGSVASKLKSLESHWEAALLTHDTSAIEKMVADDFIGTSSSGKTGDKATLLAEAKRDNNTYTSAVSSDMTVRTFGPNVAVVTGIAKETGKTKGGKSFSHTYRFTDTWVERNGEWQCVAAHAMAMPKK